The nucleotide sequence GCAGATGGGGCTGGTCAGCGGCGGGTGCCGGCGCGGTTGCGGTGGGCGCTCCTGTCCCGGTCCTGGGTCCCGACGGGGTCCCAGCCGCGGCGCACCGGCACGGACCCTGTGGACCGGTGGTCCCGGGAGCGGTAGACGATGTACGGCCGGAACAGGTAGTGCACGGGGGCGGTGAACGCGTGCACCAGGCGGGTGAACGGCCAGACGGCGAAGAGCCCCATGGCCCACAGGGCGTGCACCTTGAAGGAGATCCCGGCGGCCGTCATCGCGGCGACGTCCGGCTGCAGGATCCAGATCGAGCGGAACCACGGGGAGACCGTCTGGCGGTAGTCGGGCACGGAGTGGTCGAACACCGAGATGAGGGTGGTGCCCAGCCCCGTGAGCAGCGCGGCCACGAGCATGACGTACATGAACTTGTCGTTCTTGGTGGTCGCCATGAACACGGGTCCGGTGGTGCGCCGGCGCCAGATGAGCATGATGATCCCGAGCAGCGTGCCCACGCCGGCCACGAGCCCGATGCTCAGGGCCAGGAAGTGGTACATCCCCTCGGTGACCCCCACGGCCTCGGTCCAGGTCTTCGGGATGATCAGACCCATGACGTGGCCCGCGAGCACGGCGAGGATGCCGAAGTGGAACAGCGGGGAGGCGATGCGCAGGATGCGGGACTCGTAGAGCTGCGAGGACCGGGTGGTCCACCCGAACTGGTCGTACCGGTACCGCCAGACGGTGCCGCCGATCACGACCGCCAGCACGACGTAGGGCAGCACGCCCCAGAGCAGGATGTCGCCGACCCCCACGGAGGCGGCGGCCGGGGCCGCCGCCTCGAGGGGGAGGGAGGTCCCGGGCGCGAGCAGGCTCGCGGCGGTGGCGGTCATGCGCTGTTCCTTTCGGTGACGGGCAGCAGCCGGGGGTCGTACGGGTCGAGGCCCACGGACTCCGTGGGCGGACCGTAGCCGGCCATCCGCAGGGCGGCGTCCCGGTCCTCCGGGGAGACCCCGGGCAGGGTGGAGCACACGAGGGCGACGACGCCGTGGTACGGCAGGCCGTCGTCGCGCAGCGCCAGCCGCAGCAGCTCGAGGGACGGCCGGTAGCGCTGGAGCAGCTCGTAGCCGTCCTCAGGGGAGACCTTCGCGGCGAACTCGAGCACGAGCGGCAGGTAGTCCGGCAGCTCGGCCCCGTCCAGCTGCGCGCCGTGGGAGCGGTAGACCTCCTTGAAGGCGGCGAGCGCCTCGCCCCGCCGCCGGGTGTCCCCGTCGGTCCAGTAGGTCAGGTGCAGGCTGTGCCGCCGGGAGAGGTCGAACTCCTGGACGTAGTCGGCCTGCACCTGTTCGAGCGGGCGGGCGCGCAGCCAGTCGAGGAGGTCCTCGGGCACGGGCGCGCCCACCTCCTCGAGGGCTTCCCGCAGGACGGGCAGCATGACCAGGAGCTCGTGGTCGGGATAGCCGAGCAGCACGGCGGCGGCCTGCCGGGCCACCGCGCTGCGCCGCGGGTGCCGGTCCGTGCAGCGCCCGGGGTCGAGAGTTCCCCTGCCGGCCTTGCCCAGCAGCCTCTCCAGCAGGCTCACGGCCGGTCCCCGTCCTCGGAGCGCGGCGGGAACAGCCCCGCGGGCGCCCCTCGGCCGTCCCAGTTGAGCAGGTTCACGCGCCCGGCCATCTGCTGCTCCGAGGTGGCGGACTCGCCGGTCTGTCGCGCCCGCAGGGCGTTGAAGTTCTCCACGGCCACGGGCGTGGGGCGCCCGGAGGCCTCGCCGAAGACGCCGGTCTGGCCCATCCCGGGCCCTCCGTCCACGTCGAGGGAGCAGCCGATCTCCTCGAGGTTGTGGGCGTCCTCCAGATGGGCGGAGGGGATGACGTAGCGCTCGTCGTACTTGGCGATGGCCATGAGCCGGTACATCTTCTGGATCTCGGAGCCGGTCATCCCGACGCCCTCGGCGATCGACTCGTCCGGGGCGTCCCCGAGGGCGATGTCCCGCATGTAGGAGCGCATGGCCGCGAGCTTGCGCAGCACGTCCGTGACGATCTGCGTGTCCCCGGCCGTGAACAGCTCGGCGAGGTACTCCACCGGGATGCGCAGCGAGTCGATGGCGCCGAACAGGTTGCCCGCGTCCTCGCCGTCGTGGCCCTGGTCCTTGAGCAGGTCCACCACCGGGGACAGCGGCGGGACGTACCAGACCATCGGCATCGTCCGGTACTCCGGGTGCAGCGGCAGCGCCACCCGCAGCTCCTTGGCCAGGGTGTAGACGGGGGACCGGCGCGCGGCGTCGAGCCAGTCCTCCGGGACGCCCTCGGCGCGGGCCGCGGCGACCACCCCCGGGTCGTGCGGGTCGAGCATCAGGTCCAGCTGGGCCTCGTAGAGGTCCCGCTCGTCCGGGGTCGCGGCGGCTTCGGTGACCCGGTCCGCGTCGTACAGGAAGATGCCGATGTAGCGCAGCCGGCCCACGCAGGTCTCGGCGCACACCGTGGGGATCCCGACCTCGATGCGGGGGTAGCAGAACGTGCACTTCTCGGCCTTGCCGGACTTGTGGTTGTAGTAGATCTTCTTGTACGGGCAGCCGGTGACGCACTGCCGCCAGCCGCGGCAGCGGTCCTGGTCCACCAGCACGATCCCGTCCTCGGTGCGCTTGTAGATCGCGCCGGAGGGACAGGAGGCCATGCAGGACGGGTTCAGGCAGTGCTCGCAGATCCGGGGGAGGTAGAACGCGAACGTCTGCTCGAACTCGAACTTGATCTTCTCCTCGGACTCGCGGCGCACCTTCTCCACGATCGGGTCCAGGTGGCCGGCCTCGGTGACGCCGCCGAGGTTGTCGTCCCAGTTGGCCGACCAGGAGATCTTCATGTCCTCGCCGGTGATCAGGGACTTGGGGCGGGCCACGGGGAAGTCGGTGCCGGCGGGGGCGTTGGTGAGGGTCTCGTAGTCGTAGGTCCACGGCTCGTAGTAGTCGTCGAGCTCCGGCTGGACCGGGCTGGCGAACAGGCCCGCGAGCTTCGCCCAGCGCCCGCCCGACTTCAGCTTGAGGTTGCCGCGGCGGTTGAGCTCCCAGCCGCCCTTCCACTTCTCCTGGTCCTCGTACCGGCGGGGATAGCCCTGCCCGGGACGGGTCTCCACGTTGTTGAACCACACGTACTCCGTGCCGGCGCGGTTCGTCCACGCCTGCTTGCACGTCACCGAACAGGTGTGGCACCCGATGCACTTGTCGAGGGCCATCACCATGGCGACCTGGGCCATGACTCGCATCAGTACTGGACCTCCTGGGAGCGCTTGCGGACCACGGAGACGATGTCGCGCTGGTTGCCGGTGGGCCCGAGGTAGTTGAAGGCCCAGGACAGCTGCGCGTAGCCGCCGATCATGTGGGTGGGTTTGACGAGGATGCGCGTGACCGAGTTGTGGATCCCGCCGCGGCGCCCGGTCGCCTCGGACTTCGGCACGTCGATGGTGCGCTCCTGGGCGTGGTGGACGTAGACGACGCCGGCGGGCATGCGGTGGCTCACGATGGCCCGGCCCACGTAGACGCCGTTGGTGTTGACGCACTCGACCCACTCGTTGTCGGAGACCTCGATCAGTGCGGCGTCCTGGGGGCTCATCCACACCGTGGTGCCCCCGCGGGCCAGGGAGAGCATGAACAGGTTGTCCTGGTACTCCGAGTGGATCGACCACTTGTTGTGCGGCGTCAGGTACCGCACGGCGATCGACAGCTCCCCCCGCTCCCCCAGCTGCGGCTCGCCGAAGAGCCGGTGCATGTCCAGGGGCGGGCGGTAGATCGGCAGGGTCTCGCCCATGTCCTTCATCCAGTCGTGGTCCAGGAAGAAGTGCATCCGCCCGGTGAGGGTGTGGAAGGGCTTGAGCCGTTCGATGTTGACCGTGAACGGGGCGTAGCGCCGTCCCCCGGTCTCGGAGCCGGACCACTCCGGGGACGTGATCACCGGGACCGGGGCGGCCTGGGTGTCGGCGAAGCTGATCCGCTTCTCCTCGGAGCCGCGGGCGAGGTCCGCGAGCTCCACCCCCGTGCGCTTCTCGAGGGTCTCGAAGCCCTGCACGGCCAGCTCCCCGTTGGTGGTCCCGGAGAAGAGCAGGATCGCCTCCGCCATCCGCGCGTCGGTGTCCACGGCCGGGCGGCCCGCCGCGGCCCCGGAGTCGAAGACCCCGTGCAGGCGCGCCAGCTGGTCCACCTGGTGGGAGACGTCGTAGGTGATGTGCTTCGTGGTGAAGCCCAGCCGCTCGGCCAGGGGCCCCACCGCCGAGAACTTCTCCCCGATCGCGGTGTAGTCCCGCTCCACGACCGCGAGGTTGGGCAGGTTCTTCCCGGGCACGGCCGGCAGGTCGGTGTGCTTCCAGTCGGGCGCGTGCCCGCCGGGCTGGGCGATCTCCCCCGGGGTGTCGTGGGTGAGCGCGGTGGCCACCAGGTCCTTGCGCACCCCCAGGTGGGTCCGCGCCTGGCGGGAGAACTCCTCGGCGAGCAGCCGGAACAGCTCGTAGTCGGTCTTGGCCTCCCACGGCGGGTCGATCGCCGGGGTGAACGCGTGCACGTACGGGTGCATGTCCGTGGAGGACAGGTCGTGCTTCTCGTACCAGGTGGCCGCGGGGAGGACGACGTCGGAGAGCAGGGTGGAGCTCGTCATCCGGAAGTCCGCGGAGACCAGCAGGTCGAGCTTGCCCTCAGGCGCCTGCTCGTGCCAGGTCACGTCCCGCGGCCGGGACGCGGAGTGGTCCTGCCCCATGACGTTGTGGTGCGTGCCGAGGAGGTGCCGGAGGAAGTACTCCTCGCCCTTCGCGGAGGACCCCAGCAGGTTGGAGCGCCACAGCACCAGGGTGCGGGCCCAGTTCTCGGGGGCGTCGACGTCCTCGACGGCGAAGCGCAGCTGCCCCGACTTCAGCCGGTCCGCGACCCACCGGGCCTCGTCGGGGGCCTCCCCCCGGGCCACGCCCTCGGCGGCGAGGTCCGCGACGTCGAGGGAGTTGCGGTCGAACTGCGGGTAGAACGGCATCCAGCCCATCCGGGTGGACTTCGCGACCACGTCCGCGGTGTGCATGCCCTTCAGGTGGCCCTCCGCCAGGGGCGACTGGAGGGAGTCGGACGAGTAGCCGTCGGAGCGCCACTGGTCGGTGTGCATGTACCAGAACGCGGTGCCGATCATGAAGCGCGGCGGGCGGGTCCAGTCGGTGGCCGCGGCCATCGCGGCCCAGCCCGTGATGGGGCGGGCCTTCTCCTGGCCCACGTAGTGCGCCCACCCGCCGCCGTTGCGCCCCTGACACCCGCACAGCATGAGCATCGCGAGGATCGCCCGGTAGGTGACGTCCCCGTGGTACCACTGGCAGATGCCGGCCCCCAGGATGATCATCGACCGGCCGCCGGACTTCTCCGCGTTGGCCGCGAACTCGCGGGCTGTGCGGATCACGGCCCGGGCCGGGACCGAGGTGATCTCCTCCTGCCACGCCGGGGTGTAGGGGGTCGCCACGTCGTCGAGCCCGGCCGCCCAGTCCCCCGGCAGGCCCTCGCGGCCCACGCCGTACTGGGCGAGCATCAGGTCGAAGACCGTGGTGACCGTCCGTCCGGCGACCTCGGTGACGGGCACGCCGCGGCGCAGCACCGAGCCCTCCCCCGTGGCGTCGGTGAAGGCGGGCAGGTGCACCGCGCTCACCGAGCCCTCGTAGGAGGAGGCGTCCGCGAGCGAGAGCGCCGGGCGCACGCCCTGCAGGTCGAGGTTCCACTTCCCCTCGTCCTGCTCGTTGTAGCGGAAGCCCATGGACCCGTTCGGGACCACCGGCGTGCCGGCGTCGCGGTCGATCAGCACGGTCTTGAACGCCGCGTCGGAGGCCGTCGCCTCGCCCCCGCCCAGGTCCGCGGCGGTGACGAACTTGCCGGGCACCACGGTGCCGTCCTCGCGCTCGTCGAGGGTGACGAGCATGGGCAGGTCGGTGTACTGCAGGACGTAGTCCTCGAAGAACGGCACCCGCCGCTCCACGAAGTTCTCCCGCAGGATCACGTGGCCCATCGCCATGGCGAGCGCGGCGTCCGTGCCGGCCTGGGCCGGCAGCCACTCGTCGGCGAACTTCGTGTTGTCCGCGTAGTCGGGACTCACCGAGACGACCTTCGTGCCGCGGTAGCGGGCCTCCACCATCCAGTGCGCGTCCGGGGTGCGCGTGACCGGGACGTTCGAGCCCCACATCATGAGGTAGGTGGCGTCCCACCAGTCGCCGGACTCCGGGACGTCGGTCTGGTCCCCGAAGACCTGGGGGCTGGCCACGGGCAGGTCCGCGTACCAGTCGTAGAAGCTGTTCATCACACCGCCGATGAGGTTGATGAACCGGGCCCCCGCGGCGTGGGAGACCATGGACATCGCGGGGATCGGGGAGAAGCCGGTGCACCGGTCGGGGCCGTAGGTCTTCACGGTGTGCACGTGGGCGGCGGCGGTCATCTCGAGGGCCTCCTGCCAGCTCGAGCGCACCAGGCCGCCCTTGCCGCGGGCCTGCTGGAAGGCCCGGCGCTTCTCCGGGTCGCCGACCACCGCCTGCCACGCCAGCACGGGGTCCCCGCCCACCTGTTCCTTGGCCGCGCGGTACATCTCCAGCAGCACCCCGCGGACGTACGGGTAACGGACCCGGGTGGGCGAGTAGGTGTACCAGGAGAAGGCGGCCCCGCGGGGACAGCCGCGCGGCTCGTACTCCGGGCGGTCCGGGCCCACCGAGGGGTAGTCGGTCTCCTGCGCCTCCCAGGTAATGATCCCGTCCTTGACGTAGACCTTCCAGGAGCACGAGCCCGTGCAGTTCACCCCGTGCGTGGAGCGGACCACCTTGTCGTGGCTCCACCGGTTCCGGTAGAACGCGTCACCGGCCCGCCCGCCCTCGCGGTAGACCGCGCGGCCGTCCGGGGACTCCTCCCAGCGGGTGAAGAACTTCCCGAGCTTGAGCAGGGCGTGGGACGCGGGGCCATCGGTGCCCGGCGGAACGGAGCTGGCAACCATGGTGCCAACCTATCGAATTCGGCATTCTGAATTAGGATTTTCTTGTGGACCAATGAACGGCAATTCGGTGGAAAAGAATTCATGACACATCAATTTCAGAATTCATTTTCCGTCAAGAATTCCGGCACCCTTGTTTTTCTCGGCGGAAAGGGGATGACCGAGCCCCGGCTCTCGCGCGGACGGGCGCCGGCCGGGACTAGCCTGGCCGGATGGACCGACCGACCCTCCGCCCTCCCGGTGACCTCCGCCCCGGCGTGCGCCTCGACGTGCGCGACGACGGGCCCCCGGACGGGGAGCCCGTCCTGCTGCTGCACGGCTTCCCCCAGGACGGCACGAGCTGGTCCGGGGTCGCGCCCGTGCTGCGGCGCGCCGGCCTGCGCACGCTGGTGCCCGATCAGCGCGGCTACTCCCCCGGCACCAGGCCCCGGGGTCGCCGCGCCTACCGGCTCGAGCTGCTCGTCCAGGACGCCGTGGCGCTGCTGGACGCCGCCGGGCTGGAGCGCGCCCACGTCGTCGGCCACGACTGGGGCGGGATCGTGGCGTGGACCCTCGCGGCCCACCGGCCGGAGCGGATGGCGTCCCTGACGGTGGCCTCGGTCCCGCACCCCCGGGCGCTCGCCCGCTCCCTGACCCGCTCGCCGCAGGCGCTGCGCTCGGCCTACGTCGGGGCCTTCCAGCTGCCCCGGCTCCCGGAGGCGCTGCTCGGTCCGCGCCTCGAGCAGCTCCTGCGCCGCTCCGGCCTGCCCGCGGCGGAGGCCGCCCGCTACGCGGCCCGGATGCGGGAGCCCGGCGCGCTCACCGGCGCCCTGAACTGGTACCGCGCCCTGCCGCTGTCCCGGCTGCGCACCGGACCGGTGGACGTTCCGACCACGTACGCGTGGGGCGCCCGGGACCCCGCCCTGGGCCGGCGGGCCGCGGAGCTCACGGCCGAGCACGTGCGGGGGCCCTACCGGTTCGTGGAGCTGGACGCCGGCCACTGGCTGCCGGAGACCCGTGCCGAGGAGCTGGCGGGACTGGTGCTCGAGCGCGTCGGCGGGACCGCGAACACCCCGTAGCGGCTCAGCCCCGCGGGGAGGGTCCCTCGGACGGCGCGTCCTCGCGCCGGCGCCGGGGGGTCCCCGCGATGCGCAGCGCGGCCTGGACCGCCAGCAGCGCGAACGCCGCGTAGTAGATCCCCACGGAGGGGTAGAGCTGGGGGACGGTGCCGTTCCAGCCCACCAGGGTGAGCACGAACAGGATGCCGCCGAGCACGAGCAGCCCGAGGTGCGCGGTGCCGAAGGCGCCCCGCTCGCCGCGGCGGGCGAGGAAGAGCGCCAGGACGGCGAAGAAGATCGGGAAGAGCATCTGGCCCACCACGGTGATGCCGTTCTGGTGGTACTCGTAGCGGCCGAGCGCCTGGATCACGGCGGTGGCGGCGAGGAGCAGCGGGGCGAGCAGGGACGTCATGGGGACCTGTTCTGTGCGATCGTCCGGGCGGGGGCGCGGACCAGTCTAGCGAGCGGCGGGGACACCGCCGCGGCGCCCCGGGCCGGGCCGGAGCCGCCCCGGTGGTGGTGCGGCCCTGCGGTCCCGCGGGCCGGGCGCGCACCGGGTCAGTCGAGCAGCAGCAGCTCCACCGGGGTCCCCGCCGGCAGCTCGGCCCCGCCCGCCGGCACGAGCGCGAGGGCGTTGGCCCGGGCCGCGGCGGCCAGCAGGTGGGAGCCGGACCCGCCCGCCATCCGCACCGTGGCGCCGTCCCAGACGGCGCGGCGCACCTGGGTCCGCCCGGGCAGCGGCCGGACGGCCTCCGCGAGGGGCCCCGTGCGGCGGGCCCGCGGCGCCGGGGCGCCCACGGTCCCGGTCAGGGCGGGGCGGAGGAACATCTCGAAGGACACGAGGGTGCTGACGGGGTTGCCGGGGAGGCAGACGAAGGGAACGCCGCCCGGCGCCGCGAGACCCTGCGGCCCCCCGGGCTGCATCGCGACGTGCACGAACTCGCCGTGGGGCGCGAGCACCTGCCGGACGACCTCGTAGGCGCCCTCGCTGACCCCGCCGGAGGAGACGAAGAAGTCGGGCCTCCGCGCGGTGTCCTCCGCCAGGCGTGCCGCGAAGGCGCCGGCGTCGTCGGAGAGCAGGTGGGCGCCGACCACGTCCACGCCCGCCTCCGCGAGCTGGGCGCGCAGGATCGCCGCGTTCGCGTCGAAGATCTGGGCCGGGCCGCGCGCGGCGCCGGGCGCCACGACCTCGTCGCCCGTCGTGTAGAGCACGGCCCGGGGGCGGGCGCGCACGGTCAGCTCCGCGCACCCCAGCGCGGCCGCGAGCCCGATCCGGGCGGGGGTGAGCCGCTGCCCCGCGACCAGCGCCGTGTCCCCGGCGACGACGTCCTCGCCCGCGCGGCGGACGAACCTCCCGGCCGGCTGGCCCGCCGGGAGCCGCAGGCGCGCCCCGGGTGCCGGGAAGCCCCCCGGCAGCGACTCCTCGACGGGCACCACGGCGTCCGCGCCGGACGGCAGGGGCGCGCCGGTCATGACGGGGGCCGCCTCCCCGGGGCCGAGCGGGCCGGGGACGTGGCCGGCGGGCACGGGGGCGACGACGACGAACGGGGTGCGCCCGTCCTCCCCGGGCGCCGTCCGGCTGTCGGCGGCACGGATCGCGAAACCGTCCATCTGGGAGTTGTCGAAGGGCTGCAGGCTCAGGGGCGCCACGAGGTCCTCGGCCAGGACCCGGCCCGCCGCGGCCGCCAGCGGCACGGTCTCCGTCCGGACGCGGAGACCCCGCAGGGCCTCCGTGACCGCGCGGCGGTGCTCGTCGACGCTGCGGACCGGGTGCTGCGCGTGCCTGCTCATTCCTCCAGCGTAGGTGCCGGGGCGCGCCCGTCCTGGCAGGATCGGGGCCATGACGCAACGGGATGTGGAGCACACGCCGGACGGCCGGTGGATCGTGGTGGACGGCCGGCGGTGGCGCCGCCAGGATCCCGGGCTGCCCGAGGACGTCGCGGCCCGGCTGACGTCCCACCTGGGCCGGGCCCGGGCGGCCGTCCGCACGGTGCGGCGGGACGGCACGAAGGAGGAGCTGCGGGCCGTGCGGGACAGGGTGGGACTCGCCAAGCTGGGCCTCGGTGAGCGCGGCACGCCGTGGTGGGAGCAGTCGCCCGCCGAGCAGGAGGCCCGGTGGACGGATGCTCTCGCGCGGCTGGACGAGCAGGCCCCGCCGGAGCCGGCGTGACGCCGTACGGCGCCCGGGGCGTTCTCGGCATGCTGGGGACTGATTACACTGGGCGGACCATCCCGGCACGCCGAGCACCGTGCGGGCCGGGGACGACCACCGAGGCGGTGACATGAGCGTTTCCCTGGGACTGCCGCGGCTCCGCGACACCGGTCCGGGCCCCAGCGGCGCCCCGGCCGGGGCCGGGCTGATGGACCGCCACGGCCGCCGCGCCACCGACCTGCGCCTGTCGGTGATCGACAAGTGCAATCTGCGCTGCACCTACTGCATGCCCGCCGGAGGCCTGCCTTGGCTGCCCGCCGCCCAGCTGATGACCCCCGCCGAGATCACCCGCATCGTGCGCGTGGGCGTCGAGCAGCTCGGGGTCACCGAGCTGCGCCTGACCGGCGGGGAGCCCCTGGTGCGGGCCGACCTCGAGGAGATCGTGGCCGGGATCCGTGCTACCCACCCGGACCTGCCGGTCTCGCTCACCACCAACGGCATCGGCCTCACCACCCGCGCCCGGACCCTCGCGGCGGCGGGGCTGAGCCGGATCAACATCTCCCTGGACTCCCTGGACGCCGACACCTTCCGGACCCTGGCCCGCCGGGACCGGCTCGCCGACGTGCTGGCCGGGGCGGAGGCGGCGGCCGCGGCCGGGCTGGACCCGGTGAAGATCAACGCGGTGCTGATGCGCGGGGTCAACGACCACGAGGCCCCCGACCTGCTCGCCTTCGCCCTGGAGCGCGGCTTCGCCCTGCGGTTCATCGAGCAGATGCCCCTGGACGCCGACCACGGCTGGACCCGGGCGGACATGGTCACCGCCGCCGAGATCCGCCACCGGCTCGCCGGCCGGTTCCGGCTGGCCCCGCACCCGGGTCCGCGCGAGGGCGCCCCGGCCGAGCTCTGGGACGTGCACCCCCGCACGGCCAGCGCCGCCCCCGTGGACTCCGGCGCGACCTCGGACGCGACGTCCGCGGCGCCCCCCGCCGCGGCCTCCGCCCTGCGCCCCGGCGCCCAGGACCCGCCGCTGGGCACGGTGGGCGTCATCGCGTCCGTGACGGAGCCCTTCTGCGGCGACTGCAAGCGGACCCGGATCACCGCCGAGGGCAGGATCCGCTCCTGCCTGTTCTCCCACGAGGAGGTCGAGCTGCTGCCGCTGCTGCGGGCCGGTGCGACCGACGCCCAGCTGGCCGAGCGCTGGCGGGCGGCGATGTGGGCGAAACCGGCCGCCCACGGCATGGACCACGTAGGCCTGGACTCCTCCGACTACGTCCAGCCGGAGCGTTCGATGAGCGCGATCGGAGGCTGAGCAGGGATGCTGATCCGCTACTTCGCCGCCGCCCGCGCTGCGGCCGGCACCGACGCCGAGACCCTGGAGGTCCCCGACGACCGGCCCTGCACGCGCCGGGACGTGGAGAACCTGCTGGCCCGGGCCCACCCCGAGCCGCCACCGGGACAGCCTCCGCTGGCGCAGGTGCTGGCCCGGTCCAGCTTCCTGCTCGACGGCGTGGCCTGCCCTGATCCCGACACCCCGGTCCCGTCCGGGGCGGTGCTCGACGTCCTGCCGCCCTTCTCCGGCGGATGAGCGCGTGAGCGCCCCGGGACCGGCCCCGGTCTTCCACGCCGTGGTCCTGGCGGGCGGCCGCTCCGCCCGCCTGGGCGGCCGGCCCAAGGCCGGTCTGCGGCGAGCCGGGCGCACCCTGCTGGAGCTCACGCTGGACGCGGTCCGGGAGGCGGCGGGCGTCGTCGTCGTCGGCCCGGCGGACCCGGCCGTCCCCGCGCACGTGCTGCGCACCCGGGAGGACCCGCCGTTCTCCGGCCCGGCCGCGGGCATCGCCGCCGGGCTGCGCGCCCTCGACGCCCTGCCCGCCGCACAGTGGACCCTGACCCTGGCGTGCGACATGCCCGGGGTGTCACGGGCCGTGCCCCTCCTGTTGGAGGCGGCCCGGACCGGTGACGGCGCCGCCGGCTACGTGTCGGTCCCGCCCGACGGCCACCGCCAGCCCCTCGCCGCCCTCTACCGCAGCGACGTGCTGCGCCGGGCCTTCGCGGGGCAGGACGCCGCGGACCGGTCCGTGTTCTCGTTCGTGCGCGAGCTCCCGCTCCGGGACGTCACCGTGCCCGAGGACGCCACCGCGGACGTCGATACGTGGGACGATGTGCACAGGCACCACCTGACCTGACCACGAGCGGGCGGCCCCACCGCCCGGGAGGAGCGGCGCATGCCCAAGGACCTGAGCCCGTCCGAGCACGAGATCCTGGAACGGTGGGTCGAGGCCGTGCGGGCGGCCCTGGACGTGCCCGACGCCGGCCTCCCCCTGGACGCCGTGCTGGGACTCACCGGCAGGATCGCCCACGGCACCGTGCGCCCCGCCGTCCCGCCCACCGCCTACCTGCTCGGCTACCACGTGGGCCGCGCCGCGGCCGCGGGCGAGGACGAGCACCGCGTCCTGGACCGCGCGCTGCAGACCGTCGACGGTCTCGTCCCCGCCGCCCGCCGAACCCCCGAGGAGAACTGATGTCCGGACTGCCCCTGCCCCACGACACCAACAGCCCCTACACGCACGCGCTGCCCGTCATCGAGGACGACAGCGGCACGCCCGAGAGCGCCCCCGAGGAGGTCGAGACCGTCCACGACGCCGACTGGCACCGGGCCCGGCAGTTCTCCTACGACATCGCCACCGCGCTGCCCAGCCACTGGCTGCCCCTGCAGGAGGCGCTCGGCGAGGTCCTCGCCGAGGACGT is from Kocuria rosea and encodes:
- a CDS encoding DUF6457 domain-containing protein yields the protein MPKDLSPSEHEILERWVEAVRAALDVPDAGLPLDAVLGLTGRIAHGTVRPAVPPTAYLLGYHVGRAAAAGEDEHRVLDRALQTVDGLVPAARRTPEEN
- a CDS encoding biopolymer transporter Tol — translated: MTQRDVEHTPDGRWIVVDGRRWRRQDPGLPEDVAARLTSHLGRARAAVRTVRRDGTKEELRAVRDRVGLAKLGLGERGTPWWEQSPAEQEARWTDALARLDEQAPPEPA
- the glp gene encoding gephyrin-like molybdotransferase Glp, with the protein product MSRHAQHPVRSVDEHRRAVTEALRGLRVRTETVPLAAAAGRVLAEDLVAPLSLQPFDNSQMDGFAIRAADSRTAPGEDGRTPFVVVAPVPAGHVPGPLGPGEAAPVMTGAPLPSGADAVVPVEESLPGGFPAPGARLRLPAGQPAGRFVRRAGEDVVAGDTALVAGQRLTPARIGLAAALGCAELTVRARPRAVLYTTGDEVVAPGAARGPAQIFDANAAILRAQLAEAGVDVVGAHLLSDDAGAFAARLAEDTARRPDFFVSSGGVSEGAYEVVRQVLAPHGEFVHVAMQPGGPQGLAAPGGVPFVCLPGNPVSTLVSFEMFLRPALTGTVGAPAPRARRTGPLAEAVRPLPGRTQVRRAVWDGATVRMAGGSGSHLLAAAARANALALVPAGGAELPAGTPVELLLLD
- a CDS encoding MoaD/ThiS family protein, whose amino-acid sequence is MLIRYFAAARAAAGTDAETLEVPDDRPCTRRDVENLLARAHPEPPPGQPPLAQVLARSSFLLDGVACPDPDTPVPSGAVLDVLPPFSGG
- the mobA gene encoding molybdenum cofactor guanylyltransferase, with protein sequence MSAPGPAPVFHAVVLAGGRSARLGGRPKAGLRRAGRTLLELTLDAVREAAGVVVVGPADPAVPAHVLRTREDPPFSGPAAGIAAGLRALDALPAAQWTLTLACDMPGVSRAVPLLLEAARTGDGAAGYVSVPPDGHRQPLAALYRSDVLRRAFAGQDAADRSVFSFVRELPLRDVTVPEDATADVDTWDDVHRHHLT
- a CDS encoding GTP 3',8-cyclase MoaA translates to MSVSLGLPRLRDTGPGPSGAPAGAGLMDRHGRRATDLRLSVIDKCNLRCTYCMPAGGLPWLPAAQLMTPAEITRIVRVGVEQLGVTELRLTGGEPLVRADLEEIVAGIRATHPDLPVSLTTNGIGLTTRARTLAAAGLSRINISLDSLDADTFRTLARRDRLADVLAGAEAAAAAGLDPVKINAVLMRGVNDHEAPDLLAFALERGFALRFIEQMPLDADHGWTRADMVTAAEIRHRLAGRFRLAPHPGPREGAPAELWDVHPRTASAAPVDSGATSDATSAAPPAAASALRPGAQDPPLGTVGVIASVTEPFCGDCKRTRITAEGRIRSCLFSHEEVELLPLLRAGATDAQLAERWRAAMWAKPAAHGMDHVGLDSSDYVQPERSMSAIGG